From Enterococcus wangshanyuanii, the proteins below share one genomic window:
- a CDS encoding WxL domain-containing protein yields MFTALVISLSFFGGNVADAAQVATIKSNADITFALDNSTTSPVNPTDPTQPVTPNPADPHQPGTAGPLSIDYVSNIHFGTETIKPGSATYYAQQDQVQNGAGNLISVPNYAQVTDKRGLNLGWKLSVKQDAQFATSGATPAVLDNAVLSFLAATPNSTQLIALAPVSVPVILDPTGASTSRVATAAASTGMGTWTLAFGTGATASQGVQLTVPTATKKVASSQYKTTLTWILDDTPL; encoded by the coding sequence ATGTTTACTGCACTAGTCATCTCTTTAAGCTTTTTTGGTGGAAATGTTGCTGATGCTGCTCAGGTTGCTACTATCAAATCAAATGCAGACATTACGTTTGCTTTAGACAATTCAACGACGTCACCTGTGAATCCGACAGATCCGACACAACCTGTCACGCCAAATCCGGCAGACCCTCATCAGCCTGGAACAGCGGGACCATTAAGTATCGACTATGTTTCTAACATTCATTTTGGTACAGAGACAATCAAACCGGGCAGTGCGACATATTATGCACAACAGGACCAAGTGCAAAATGGTGCTGGCAATCTTATCAGTGTACCGAACTATGCTCAGGTAACAGATAAACGAGGATTGAATCTAGGATGGAAATTATCTGTGAAACAAGATGCACAGTTTGCAACAAGTGGGGCAACGCCAGCTGTTTTAGATAATGCTGTTTTAAGTTTCTTAGCGGCTACACCAAATTCAACTCAGTTGATCGCTTTAGCTCCAGTTTCAGTACCAGTAATTTTGGACCCAACAGGGGCTTCAACTTCTCGAGTGGCAACGGCTGCAGCTTCAACTGGTATGGGCACGTGGACCTTAGCCTTTGGTACTGGTGCTACGGCATCACAAGGGGTTCAATTGACCGTTCCTACTGCAACGAAAAAAGTTGCTTCAAGCCAATATAAAACAACGCTGACTTGGATTTTAGATGATACGCCGTTATAG